A stretch of the Medicago truncatula cultivar Jemalong A17 chromosome 5, MtrunA17r5.0-ANR, whole genome shotgun sequence genome encodes the following:
- the LOC11437326 gene encoding 2-hydroxyisoflavanone dehydratase, which yields MFLTHFVYSTKMSMNSCSNTNKEIEKELLPLIRVYKDGTIERLMSSSIVPPSLQDPQTGVSSKDIVISNNNPSLSARIFLPKSHHNHKFPILLYFHAGAFCVESPFSFFCHRYLNLLVSESNIIAVSIDYRLLPQHPLPAAYEDGWTSLQWVASHTSNDPNSSIEKEQWLQDYGDFNKVYIGGDVNGANLAHNLAMRAGTETLPNNLKILGALLCCPFFWGSKPIGSEPVEEHENSLAIKVWNFVYPNAKGGIDNPMVNPCAIGAPSLATLGCSKILLTITDKDEFRDRDVLYYESVKESGWQGQLELFEAGDEEHGFQIFKPETDGAKQFIKRLASFLV from the coding sequence GAATTCTTGTTCCAACACCAACAAAGAGATAGAAAAAGAGCTTCTACCCCTTATCCGTGTCTACAAAGATGGCACCATAGAACGTCTAATGAGTTCTTCAATAGTCCCACCTTCCCTTCAAGACCCTCAAACCGGTGTCTCATCCAAAGATATCGTTATCTCCAACAATAACCCTTCCCTTTCCGCTCGCATTTTCCTTCCAAAATCTCACCACAATCATAAATTTCCCATCTTACTCTATTTTCATGCTGGTGCTTTTTGTGTTGAATCCCCTTTCTCCTTTTTCTGCCACCGATATCTCAACCTCTTGGTTTCTGAATCAAATATAATAGCTGTTTCTATAGATTACAGACTTCTTCCACAACATCCTCTTCCTGCAGCGTATGAAGATGGTTGGACTTCTCTCCAATGGGTTGCTTCTCACACAAGCAATGACCCCAACAGTAGCATAGAAAAAGAACAATGGTTACAAGATTATGGTGATTTCAACAAAGTTTACATAGGTGGTGATGTCAACGGTGCTAACCTTGCTCATAACTTAGCTATGCGTGCTGGAACTGAAACATTACCAAACAATCTTAAAATATTGGGAGCATTACTATGTTGTCCTTTTTTCTGGGGTTCAAAGCCAATTGGGTCAGAACCTGTGGAGGAACATGAGAATAGCCTTGCTATTAAAGTGTGGAACTTTGTGTACCCTAATGCAAAGGGTGGGATTGATAACCCTATGGTTAATCCTTGTGCTATTGGTGCACCTAGTTTGGCTACACTTGGATGTTCTAAAATACTACTAACTATTACTGACAAGGATGAGTTTAGAGACAGAGATGTTTTGTACTATGAGTCTGTTAAAGAAAGTGGGTGGCAAGGTCAACTTGAACTGTTTGAAGCTGGAGATGAGGAACATGGTTTTCAGATCTTCAAACCTGAAACTGATGGGGCTAAACAATTTATCAAACGCTTAGCTTCTTTTCTTGTTTGA